CCTCGAAGACCATATTTGTGATTTTAGGGCTATAACACCAAATAGCCTGCCTAAAGTGCAGTGCATGGCCGAGAAAGAGTGCCACCGCCGACCTGATGCACCAACCCATGTGAAGCCGGAAGAAAAAAGGATCGGATAAGGCGTGTTTTTCGCAAAAAGCCCCCGAAAACTTGGGGCGGCCCCCCGATCTTCTTCACATGACAAAAGGGGAAGTATGCGGCCTTGGGCTCATTCTCCTAACTTGCAACCGCGCCCCGGCGCCTACTATCTTCCTCCCAAACCTTGCCCGTCCTATGCGTTACGGTCCCCTTGATCCCCAGCTTTTTATTGAAAACCGCCGCAATTTTGTGCAGCAGCTGCTTCCGGCGTCGTTGGCCATTTTTCACGCCAACGACACTATGCCTACCAATGCGGACGGCACGATGGCGTTTCGACAGAATAATGACCTATTCTACCTCTCTGGCGTCGATCAGGAAGAGAGTATCCTGCTTCTGTTTCCGGATGCCAAGCTGCCCCAACACCGCGAAATCCTGTTTTTAAAGGAAACCAGCGAGCATATTCTCATTTGGGAAGGCTATAAGCTCACAAAGGACGAGGCCCGCGCCAACTCCGGTGTTCAGACCATTCTGTGGCTCGACAGCTTCCAGCAGGTGCTGCACGCCCTTATGAATGAGGCGGAAAATGTGTACCTCAATACCAATGAGCATATTCGGGCGGTGGTCGAAGTTGAAACCCGCGATGCGCGCTTTATTAAGGAGATAAAAGCGAAATATCCGCTCCATCAGTACCGCCGCGCGGCGCCGCTGTTGCACCATTTGCGGGCCATCAAGAGCCAGGAGGAAATCCGGCTGATGCGCGAGGCGGCCAATATTACAGAGAAGGCGTTTCGCCGTTTGCTGGGCTTTGTGAAGCCCGGCGTGTGGGAATACGAGATCGAGGCCGAGATCCTGCACGAGTTTGTGCGCAACCGCTCGCGCGGGCCGGCTTACGGTAGCATCATCGCCTCGGGTGCCAGCGCCTGCATTCTGCACTACGTGAGCAACGACCGTCAGTGCCAGGATGGCGACGTGCTACTGCTCGACTTTGGGGCCGAATATGGTAACTACGCCGCCGACCTTTCGCGCAGCATTCCCGTGAATGGAACGTTCACCAAGCGTCAGCGTGATGTGTACGAAGCCGTGCTATCCGTCATGAAGTTTGCCACCTCGCACCTGGTGGCCGGCAATAATATAGAGGACTACCACGCCGCCGTGGGCCGGCACATGGAGCAAGAGCTAATTAAGCTGGACTTGCTCAACGAGGCTGATGTTCGGAATCAAGACCCAGCCGCGCCGCTCTATAAAAAATACTTCATGCACGGCACCTCGCATTACTTGGGGCTTGATGTACATGACGTGGGGGGCAAATACCGCACGTTTGAGCCGGGCATGGTGTACACCTGCGAGCCAGGCATCTACATTCGGGAGGAAGGCCTGGGCATCCGGCTGGAGAATGATATTCTTATTACCCGCAGCCAGCCCGAGGACTTAATGGCATCCATTCCGCTGGAAATCGCCGACATCGAGCGCCTCATGCGCAAGTAAGAACTTAGTTGGCTGCATTGCGGCTCAACAGCATCAAAAAAGGGGCGCTCCACCTAGGAGCGCCCCTTTTTTGGTGCTGTTTCAACAGGTAAAATCAGTTTTTTTGAAAATTAAAAAAGATAAATATTCCTTTGCTGCCGCATAGGCAAGCCTGAAAATCAGGCGGAAACGCTGTTTCGGTGGAAATAAGTTCAGAAAAATGCCCCCCATTTGAGGTCCTGACAACAACCTTATTCGTAATGGAAAGTATAGGCAGTCAGTTAAGGCTCTTATTCAACCCCGAATAAGCTGCTAAAACCAAAGAAAATGTTTTCACCTAACCTGTATGCTATGAGACACCTTCTAGCAAAATCTGCGGTCTTGGGATTAGCGCTGCTAGCAGCGGCCCCGAGGGTCACGCTCAAAGCGCGGACCGCAAGACCGGCATTAGCCTTTACGGCAGCACTCTGCAATACCACGGCGACCTGGGCTCGGAGTGGTTCAAGTCCAACAAGATCGAAGGCGGGGGCGGCATCACCCTGTCCCGCTACCTCACCCCGGGTATCGACATCGGCTTGTCGGCCAACTACGGGGACATGAAGTTCTCCACCAAAGACCCGCTTCGTCTGCCCATCCGCCGCTTCGACGCGAATGTGACCACGATCGGAGTACCCATCAAGTTCAAGCTCAACAACGGCTGGGCCTTGAAAGAGGACGCTATCTTCGCTCCTTACCTGAGCCTAGCCCCAGGCTTGATGATCGCCTCTTCCGATAAGTTCGTGAACACGGGCGTAGGCGGCGAGACTCTGCTAGGCAACAAAGACCACTACGCCGGATATCTGCACGGCGCGGCTGGTATCGCCCTCAACTTCTCACCTTCCTTCGGCATCTTCGTGCAGACGGGCCAGATCTACGCCCTGACCAACACGATTGACAACGTGGATGAAGGCGACCTGAATGACCGCTACCTCCAGCACTCGGCCGGTATCACCTACAACTTTGGCAAGCCCAAGGATGAGGATATGGACGGTGTGCCAGACCGCAAAGACAAGTGCCCCGCCACTCCAGCCGGCGTAGCCGTGGATGAAGCTGGTTGCCCATTAGATGGTGACGGCGACGGTGTTCCAGATTACCAAGACAAGTGCCCCACTGAGAAAGGCTTGGCTAACCTCGAAGGTTGCCCAGACCGTGACAACGACGGTGTACGTGACTCTGAAGATGAGTGCCCAGACCAAGCTGGTACGGCTGCTCTCCGTGGCTGCCCTGACGCCGATGGCGACGGTGTAGCTGACAAGAACGACACTTGCCCTGATACCCCTGCCGGTACGCAAGTTGATGCTACAGGCTGCCCTGTAAACGTTGACCAAGACGGTGACGGTGTTCCAGACAACGTTGATAAGTGCCCAGGCACTCCTACCGGCGCTACTGTAGACTCTACTGGTTGCCGCGTGATTGACCCTGCTCTAATGGAGAAAGTACGTCCTGTACAGTTCGAAACCAACAGCACAGTGATTCGTCGCCAGTCGTATGGCACGCTTGACAACATGATCAAGATCCTGGATCAGTACCCCGAGTATAGCCTGCGCATCGCTGGTCACGCTGATAGCCGTGGTACCAACGAGTACAACCAAGCTCTGTCGGAGCGTCGTGCGGCTTCGGCCAAGCGTTACTTCACCGGCAAGAAAGTTGATCCGAACCGTGTTACTACGGTAGGCTTCGGCGAAGATCAGCCCGCTGCACCGAACACTTCGGCTGCTGGTATGGCTAAGAACCGCCGCGTAGAATTCACCTTCGAGTTCTACATCCCAAGCCAGCCTCAGCCATAATTGCTGATCGGCTTTAGCCCCAAAAAGCGGCGGACCCACTGGGTTCGCCGCTTTTTTTGTGCCTAGCTGCTCCTAAATGCAGCGCGCCATTATGAAAAAGCCCCCAGAAAGTTCTAGGGGCTTTTTCTAGTTGTAGAAATCTTGGCCATTTAGGTCTGGTTTCTTCTAGTATAATATCGGTATTGATTACAATGCCTGCTAAACAATACCCTACCCTAATGAATCCATAGAAGGTGGACTCCGGTTGGATGTACAGAAGTCTTCCAACTTCCAGCTTTTACAAAGTGTCTATCGTGGTAAGCTGGTATGCTTTAAATAATAGACTACTAGAGGTTTATTGGGTAATGCACCATCACCAATAAGGATCAGATGATATAGAAACTCGAATTGTCGCGTTTCTATACCGTTCATAGAAGGGTTATGCAACTGTTCGTAATAGTATAGATAATAAAAAAGCCCCCCAGACTAATTCTGGGGGCTTTTTTAGGTCTAAAAAGATATGATTTCTATTGGGTCAGCTCACCAACGGCGCCGGGCAGGAATTTTATAAGCTCATCAACTTGGGAGCGCGTAAAGTTGCCGGATACGGCTATTAAGGCAAACGATTCGGGAACCGCTTCCACGTTACCGGTAGCAACCAACTCTGGTACCCGGTCGCCTTGCTGGCGGATAGCGTAGCGCGTGATGGTAGTGCGGGCCGAATCGGCGGATACGGGAATGGAAGTGTATCGCTCGCTGGCCAGCAGGCCATCTACTTCCTTATTGAGACCAGCCGCTACCAGCCGCTGGGCCCGATCGGTGGTAGGCGTGAAAGTGAGCATGCGAATTTCGCGCACCGATGTTAGCGCCTGCGCCAGTTCATTATTGCCCCCCAGTTTGCCCAGACGGGCCAGCAACAGACGGGTAGTGAAGCCTGCCGACAGGGTAGTGGCTTTGAAGCCGGACCGGTTCTCGTATTTGCGAAAAAACTCCGCTACCGTGCGGGCTGGGGTTTCGGGGCCGCTTGTGCGGCAGCTCACGGTGAGGCCAAGGCCGAGTATGGCGACCAGCGAAAGCAAACGTAGTTTGGTATACATAGGGAGGAGCAAAGGTGGTTTGGCTCCCATACGTAGCTTGACGGTGGCCCGTTCAGGTGGCGCTGTTAATTGAAGGAAACAGTGTTGAGAAAAAATACGTCGCGCCCTCCACCCCGGGGAGTGCGCACATATTGGTAGCCAAAGGCTAAAAACCGGCTCCCATACCACGCTTGCATGCCCTCATAATTAGTGCTGCTTAGCTTCTCCTTTATCTCTGGGTTAACCGTCTGCAACGGCACCACTAGGTCATTGGGAGTGGGTAAGCTGCGGTCAATTATTTTGAAGTGGACATTTTCTTCTTCCAGATACGTCATCACAAGGCGTTGGCCATCGGGCATGGGCCGCAGCCGTACTGTTTCCTCCAACTCATACGATTCCACGTCTTTCAGCACGAAGGTATTGTCCCAGATTAGGTTGCCACGCCGATCGAAGCCGCACACAATAGCGTGGGTCGTATGATAGCCGTCGAACTGCCGGTAGCGGGTGCCTACCATGCCGGGGCCGTAACTATCGCTGCGGTAGCGTGGATAATACACCTCCGCTACCAGCACGTAGCCGTTTTGAAAAGGCAATAAGTCATGTACAAGCAGTCGGTAGCGCAGCGGCAACTCCCGGTTGGCGGCGCGGCGCTCCTGACTGCGTTGCCGAATACGGGCTGCTCTGGCGGGCTTTAGGTAATCAAAAAAGTGCTTCAGACGCGTAAAATCATAGAAGCGCAGAGATTGGCGAACGCCGGTCGGGGTAGTGCCGGCCGTGAGATCAGCCGAAAAAATGCCCTGCGAATAGCGCGGGTCGCGGAGGGTGTACGTGCCGGCCAGCATCCGGTCGGAGCTGTCGCCGAGGCTGACTTGGGCAGTGATCAGGCTACGCTCACTTTCGGTTTGGACAAATTCGGAGTTCAGCAATTCACCCTCCGAGGAAAGCTGTTTTAGCTGCAAGCGCGATTTAACCCCGTTCGACTGGCGCATAATTACTTCGGCGCGCTTGGTAGCGGAGTCGGTAAGGAAGGTGAGTTCCGTAGTAAGTGGCTCGTATACAGAAGGCAGCAATTGGTGTTTGCCAGTTTTCATATCCAGCTTCACCACCGTCATATGCTGATCCAGGAGTACCGTCACAAACAGATTGCCCGCCAATACTTTTTGATCCAGCACATCGCGCGTCACCTCCGTATCGAATTTAACAAGGCTTACATCACCGGTGCGACTATCGAGACCAGCCGCTAACAAGCGCTCCGGCGCGTAGCGCGACTGAAAAAGAGCGTACACGGCCGTGGCCTCAGCACGCATCAGCTTGAACTCGTACTCAATCGGAATATCGAGCTTCCGCGCGCCCAGATCCTTCAGCTGGTGGTCAAATTTGTGGAAGGTGTAGCTGGTGCGCGAGCCAATAAAAACGTCTTTCTCCACCAGCATCACCACGCTGCTGTCCTCGGGGATGGCCAGTACGTGCACATCCGTATCATACTGGGTAAAAGGTAACTCCAGGCGGGTAGGCTGACTAGGAACGAGGGAAGGCTCGGGCGCCTGGGCAAGCACTGGCTGACCCGCTATTGCTAGAGCCATAATTCCCAGCCACACGACTATTATATTTTTCATAGCTGACATACGCCCTATTCGCTGTGACGCTTAGTAAGATACGACGAAGACGGCATAAAGTCACGTGGTCCAGCTATTTGCCAGGGGGCTTTTTTGCGTGATTACGCTGGTAATAAAAAGCCCCCCAGCCCATGCACAAGAGGAAAGGCCAGCTCTATGGATGGTAGGCAGGCTTTTTTGCCGAAAATATGGTTCAGTGCTTAGCTGCCCAACTCCAGCACGACATCAAATTCCTCGCTGCGCAGCGGCATCACCGACAGGCGGGACTGGCGCAAAAGGCCAATCTGGCTCAGGCGCGCGTCGAGCTTAATGGCAGCCAACGACACGGGTTTAGGTAACGGCTGGTGCGGACGCAGCGCCACGGCTACCCAGCCGCTTTCGGGTGGGGCGGTAGCATCGGGGGCGGCGGGAGCAGCTACCTCGGCCATGCCGATTACGGTTTTGTCGGTTACGCTGTGGTAGAAAAGGACCAGGTCGCCGGGCTGCATCTGTTGCAGGTAGTTGCGCGCCTGAAAGTTGCGGACGCCAGTCCAGTCGGTGCGCCCGTCACGCACAAAGTCGGCCCAGGAATAGGCCGTAGGTTCGGATTTAACAAGCCAGTAATTCACTTTAAAAAATAAGTCAGCTGGAGATTCAGGAAATGCAACACGCAAAAAAGCCCGGCAAAAGACGCTCTAAATTTCTTTAGAATGGCTTTTGCCGGGCTTTTTTGCCCCCCAATAGTAGTCGGAAGGGGCTTAGCGCAGGCGCAATACAACTAGCTTGTCGTTCTCAACGCGCAGTACGCGCAACCGAAAGGGAGGTCGCAGCTCCGTATTTTCGAGCGTCATCGTCAGGATATCCTGGTTTTCCTGCATGGGTTCCCAGCGACCAATATGCGCCTCTGGGGCATCGGCCGGGCCAAAGGTGTAGAACGTAAACTGGCCATCCTTATCAAAGCGCAGCCCATCCAAATAAATAGGGCCGTAGCGGGGCACGCTGGGGGGCATTATATAGCCCTGGGGCCGGTAAATAACGGTATCACCGGGCCGGGCCTCATGCGAGTTATACCACGAGCGGCCGTAGAGCGGCCCCGTAGGTCCCTCTGGGTTTAGCTTCATCAGGTCGCCTACGTTTTCGGTGCAGGCCGCCAATACCAGTGCTACAAAAGCGGTTAGGAGCGTAAGAGTAGAAATGCGCATAATTGAATATAGAATAGAACAGTACTAGGAGGCGCAAGCTGAACGAAAGGTTGCAAGCCTATTGGGGCAAGCGACGAACTTTCAATAAATCTTTGTCCAGCGACACAATTTCGAGTCTGTAGCCGGGCTCTTCTTTATTATCGGGGGTAATGCGTAACACCGTCTCGCTTTCGGCCTTCCACTGGCCTTTATGCCCTTCGAGCCCATCAGTAGGAGCAATGTCGTACTGCGTAAAGAGGCCATTATGCTCGAAGCAGAACCCCGTGCGGCCGCGCGAGGGCCAAACGAATACGTATTAGGCCGATATACTTCCACATCTTCCGTGTCCTCCTCGTGGGCGTGCAGCCAAGTGCCTTCAAGCAAGCGCAACTGCGGCGACTTGCGTGGGTCGGGTTTGCACGTTACGGCCAGCAGCAACACACTCAGGCAGCAAAGCAGAGAAAACAGGCGCATGACAATGGCGTAAAAGTGGGAAATGGACTGGTAAATTAGTGGCTTCTATTTCACCATCAATAGTTGTACCCGAAAACACCCGTTGCCTTTATTAGCCTATATTATTTAAAACATAATATTTCCCAACACTGTACCTTTACTTTCCTTCTCCATCCCCCGCTGGGGGGCAAATTCTGCTTCTGTTTTGGACAATCGCGCCCTGATTCGTGCCTTCCGCCTTGCGGCCTCGCTGCTGGAAGTGCACGATGAAAACCCATTTAAAATTCGGGCCTACGAAGGCACCGCTGCTGCCCTCGAACGCCTAGAGTTTTCGGTGGCCGAAGTAGAGCGCACCGGCCTGCCCGACCGCACGGGTCTGAGCAAAACTGCTGCGGCTCGCGTGGCCGAAATGCTGGACACCGGCTCTTTCGAGGAACTGACGCGTCTGCTCAGCATCACGCCGCCCGGTGTGGTGGAGATGCTGAATATTAAGGGCATCGGCCCGAAAAAGATTCGGGCGCTGTGGCGTGAGCTGGGCGTCGAAAGCCCCGACGCGCTACGTGCCGCCGCTGAGCGTGATGAGGTAAGTAAGCTCAAAGGATTTGGCAAAAAAACGCAGGACGCCATTCTGCAAGCCCTCGAATTCAACGACCAAAGCCGGGGCAAGCTGCTGTACCCGCAAGCCGAAGAGCTGGCCGCCGATTTGGTTGCCCGCTTGCAGGAAGCGCTATTTACGGAGTCGGTAGCGGTAGCCGGGGAAGTACGCCGACGCCTGGAGGTAGTGGAAAATGTGGTGCTGGTAGCCGCTACTACTCATCCCGAGAAAGCACATAAGCTACTAAACTCCCTGGATGGCCTTACCGCCGACCCCATGCGCTCGGGCCCTTTTGCGTGGCGCGGGACTGCTACAACCTCCGGTGTAAAAGTGGAGGTGCTGCTAGTGGCAAAGGAAGATTTCACAAATCAGCTCTTTCTGTTGACGGGTGCTGAGGCGCATTTGTCTGAAATATTTGCCCCCCAAGCTGCGCATGGGCAGCCGGCTACATTAAGGCAGTTGCTGAAAAAGGAGCGATTCTACCAGGAAACGGCCATTTACGAAAAAGCCGGACTGCAGTACGTAGAGCCTGAACTGCGAGAAGGCCTTGGTGAACTAACATTAGCCAAAGAGCATAAGCTGCCCAACTTGCTGGAAGATGCCGACCTGCGCGGTAGTGTGCACAACCACAGCAACTACTCAGACGGGGCACATACACTGCGTCAAATGGCCGAGTTTCTGCGGGATGAAGGCTACGAGTACCTGGGAATTTGCGACCACTCCCAGGCCGCGCACTATGCCAACGGACTCAGCCCGGAGCGCGTGCGTCAGCAGCACCGCGAAATAGATGAACTTAACAAAGAATTGGCTCCCTTTCGCATTTTTAAGGGTATCGAAAGCGATATTCTCGGCGATGGTGCTTTAGATTATCAACCCTCGGTGCTGGCCTCATTTGACTTTGTCGTGGCCTCGGTGCACAGCAACCTCAAAATGGACGAAGCCCGCGCCACCACACGCCTGCTGCGGGCCATTGAGAATCCGTATTGTACGATGTTAGGCCACCCGACCGGGCGGTTATTACTTCGCCGCGAAGGCTACCCAATCGACTATAAGGCCGTTATTGATGCCTGCGCCAAGCATCAGGTTATTATTGAGATTAATGCTAATCCGTGGCGGCTGGACCTAGACTGGCGCTGGGTGCGCTATGCCCTCGACCAAGGCGTGAAACTGAGTATCAACCCTGATGCGCACCACACCAACGGCTACGCGGATATGCGCTACGGCGTGTTTATGGGGCGCAAAGGTGGTCTGACGAAGGAAATGACCTTCAATGCCATGTCGCGGGAAGAAGTAGCAACATACTTTGCCCAGCGGAAAGCAAAGATTAAGCCGGCCGAAGAATTCAAAACGACTTTGTTTTAATGGTGGCTCGGGCTGCCGTTAAATAGCTTATGAAAATTCTTGTTTTGCGCTTCTCCTCTATCGGCGACATTGTGCTGACAACGCCCGTAGTGCGGGCGCTGAAGCAGCAGGTGGCGGGTGCGCAGGTGCATTTCTGTACTAAACCGGCTTATCGGAGTATCATCGAGCCAAATCCGTATGTGACTAAGGCGCATTACCTTACGGGCTCACTCACGGACTTGGTAAATGAGCTGAAAGCCGAGCGTTTCGATTACATCATCGATCTGCATAATAATCTGCGCACCCGTTTGCTGAAGCTGCGGTTGGGAATACCTTCATCGAGCTTTGATAAGCTTAACCTGCGCAAATGGCTGTTGGTGAACCTGAAAATAAATACCCTGCCACAGCAGCACATTGTAGATCGCTACTTAGCTGCTGCCGCGCTATTGGGCGTGCGCAATGATGGTCAAGGGTTAGATTATTTTATTCCTTCCAAAGATGAAGTGAGCCTCAATACGCTTCCTGTCGGCTTTCAGCAAGGCTATGTGGCCTTCGCTATTGGGGCGCAGCATGCCACCAAGCGCCTGCCCGTCGACCGGATCATTGAGTTGTGTGGATTGTTGCGCCGTCCGGTGGTATTACTTGGCGGGCCTGAGGACGAAACGACGGGTCATGTGGTGGAGTTGGCCTTTGCCAAGCACGCAGCGGCTTCGCCGCCACTCGCGCGGAAAGTGCCTGACAGCCCTTATTATTTTCCGTCGGAGGCCAGCATTGCTAAAGCGCCCCACACTATTATTTATAACGCCTGCGGGCAGTATTCGCTCAACCAATCGGCCTCTTTGGTGCAACAGGCGCAGCTAGTAGTGAGCCACGATACGGGCCTGATGCACATTGCCGCAGCCTTCAAGAAAGAGATCTTCAGTATTTGGGGCAATACAGTGCCGGAGTTTGGCATGTATCCTTACCGCACCGAGTTTCGCATTCTGGAAAGGCTAGGGCTCTCGTGTCGGCCGTGCTCTAAGATAGGTTACGAAAAATGCCCCCAAGGACATTTCAAATGTATGCGCGAAATTCAATTTGACTTGGATTTGCCCCCCACGCGCGATGGGCGTTGATAGAGTGCTTGCTGGCAGCCAACAGGGAGCGTAGAAATGCGAACATGGCCTCTGAGGGCTATATCCTGAAGCTGAATAAAAAAAGAGGGCGATATACGAATATGTTGTTTTAAAAGTTGCAAAGAAGTTGTTGATTTGCCGATAAAACCATATTCTAACCTTTCTTCTTTTACTTCATTTATGCGCCTTTTTACGCTTGGGGCTCGCGCCCTCACGCTGGTTATGCTGTTCTTATGTACAGCTTGCGGTCCTAACATTTATCTGGCGAACGACTTTCGCTCTTATGCCCCTAAACACAAAACGGTAGCCATTCTACCCGCTTCCGTGACAATGCAACTGCGCCCCAACCAAGCACGCAACACGACAGCGGAGCAGCAGCGCGACCTGGAATACAAAAGTGGTATCGACTTTCAGGAAAAAATCTATGCGTGGTTGTTGCGTCGGAGCCAGCAGCGCGGCTATACAGTTCAATTTCAGGACGTAACACAAACCAACGCCAAACTGCGTGAGCTCCAGATTCCGTACGAGGAATTGCGTACGCACTCTGCTCAAGAACTTGCTAAAGTACTCGGCGTTGATGCTGTATTGACTACCAGCGTACGCACCACCAAGCCCATGAGCGACGGTGCTGCTTTAGCCGTTGGTGTATTGGTGGGTGCTTGGGGTGCCACCAATCAAGCTAACATTACTGTGAATATTCACGAGTCGGACGCCGGTAAGCTGCTGTGGAAGTACGACTACGTAGCCGCCGGCTCGGTAGGAAGCTCGACAGAAGGTATGGTGAACATGCTGATGCGCAACGCTTCAAAGAAGTTTCCTTACACGCCCAAATCCTAAACTTCCCTAGGTCTGGCATTCGTGTGATAACGCGAGGGCTGCTTCTGCCAATGGGTGGAAG
The window above is part of the Hymenobacter radiodurans genome. Proteins encoded here:
- a CDS encoding EVE domain-containing protein, which translates into the protein MNYWLVKSEPTAYSWADFVRDGRTDWTGVRNFQARNYLQQMQPGDLVLFYHSVTDKTVIGMAEVAAPAAPDATAPPESGWVAVALRPHQPLPKPVSLAAIKLDARLSQIGLLRQSRLSVMPLRSEEFDVVLELGS
- a CDS encoding OmpA family protein, translated to MKFSTKDPLRLPIRRFDANVTTIGVPIKFKLNNGWALKEDAIFAPYLSLAPGLMIASSDKFVNTGVGGETLLGNKDHYAGYLHGAAGIALNFSPSFGIFVQTGQIYALTNTIDNVDEGDLNDRYLQHSAGITYNFGKPKDEDMDGVPDRKDKCPATPAGVAVDEAGCPLDGDGDGVPDYQDKCPTEKGLANLEGCPDRDNDGVRDSEDECPDQAGTAALRGCPDADGDGVADKNDTCPDTPAGTQVDATGCPVNVDQDGDGVPDNVDKCPGTPTGATVDSTGCRVIDPALMEKVRPVQFETNSTVIRRQSYGTLDNMIKILDQYPEYSLRIAGHADSRGTNEYNQALSERRAASAKRYFTGKKVDPNRVTTVGFGEDQPAAPNTSAAGMAKNRRVEFTFEFYIPSQPQP
- a CDS encoding glycosyltransferase family 9 protein, encoding MKILVLRFSSIGDIVLTTPVVRALKQQVAGAQVHFCTKPAYRSIIEPNPYVTKAHYLTGSLTDLVNELKAERFDYIIDLHNNLRTRLLKLRLGIPSSSFDKLNLRKWLLVNLKINTLPQQHIVDRYLAAAALLGVRNDGQGLDYFIPSKDEVSLNTLPVGFQQGYVAFAIGAQHATKRLPVDRIIELCGLLRRPVVLLGGPEDETTGHVVELAFAKHAAASPPLARKVPDSPYYFPSEASIAKAPHTIIYNACGQYSLNQSASLVQQAQLVVSHDTGLMHIAAAFKKEIFSIWGNTVPEFGMYPYRTEFRILERLGLSCRPCSKIGYEKCPQGHFKCMREIQFDLDLPPTRDGR
- a CDS encoding aminopeptidase P N-terminal domain-containing protein: MRYGPLDPQLFIENRRNFVQQLLPASLAIFHANDTMPTNADGTMAFRQNNDLFYLSGVDQEESILLLFPDAKLPQHREILFLKETSEHILIWEGYKLTKDEARANSGVQTILWLDSFQQVLHALMNEAENVYLNTNEHIRAVVEVETRDARFIKEIKAKYPLHQYRRAAPLLHHLRAIKSQEEIRLMREAANITEKAFRRLLGFVKPGVWEYEIEAEILHEFVRNRSRGPAYGSIIASGASACILHYVSNDRQCQDGDVLLLDFGAEYGNYAADLSRSIPVNGTFTKRQRDVYEAVLSVMKFATSHLVAGNNIEDYHAAVGRHMEQELIKLDLLNEADVRNQDPAAPLYKKYFMHGTSHYLGLDVHDVGGKYRTFEPGMVYTCEPGIYIREEGLGIRLENDILITRSQPEDLMASIPLEIADIERLMRK
- the polX gene encoding DNA polymerase/3'-5' exonuclease PolX → MDNRALIRAFRLAASLLEVHDENPFKIRAYEGTAAALERLEFSVAEVERTGLPDRTGLSKTAAARVAEMLDTGSFEELTRLLSITPPGVVEMLNIKGIGPKKIRALWRELGVESPDALRAAAERDEVSKLKGFGKKTQDAILQALEFNDQSRGKLLYPQAEELAADLVARLQEALFTESVAVAGEVRRRLEVVENVVLVAATTHPEKAHKLLNSLDGLTADPMRSGPFAWRGTATTSGVKVEVLLVAKEDFTNQLFLLTGAEAHLSEIFAPQAAHGQPATLRQLLKKERFYQETAIYEKAGLQYVEPELREGLGELTLAKEHKLPNLLEDADLRGSVHNHSNYSDGAHTLRQMAEFLRDEGYEYLGICDHSQAAHYANGLSPERVRQQHREIDELNKELAPFRIFKGIESDILGDGALDYQPSVLASFDFVVASVHSNLKMDEARATTRLLRAIENPYCTMLGHPTGRLLLRREGYPIDYKAVIDACAKHQVIIEINANPWRLDLDWRWVRYALDQGVKLSINPDAHHTNGYADMRYGVFMGRKGGLTKEMTFNAMSREEVATYFAQRKAKIKPAEEFKTTLF
- a CDS encoding DUF4252 domain-containing protein; the protein is MYTKLRLLSLVAILGLGLTVSCRTSGPETPARTVAEFFRKYENRSGFKATTLSAGFTTRLLLARLGKLGGNNELAQALTSVREIRMLTFTPTTDRAQRLVAAGLNKEVDGLLASERYTSIPVSADSARTTITRYAIRQQGDRVPELVATGNVEAVPESFALIAVSGNFTRSQVDELIKFLPGAVGELTQ